The following proteins are encoded in a genomic region of Pungitius pungitius chromosome 19, fPunPun2.1, whole genome shotgun sequence:
- the mbtps2 gene encoding membrane-bound transcription factor site-2 protease isoform X1 yields the protein MIPVPLLVVVMGGWCAVYLTDTLLKLSPTHRVRYESWLASRGLMLSPFHVRWQTTAFNRLFAYCARINPRAQYLWFNSGLVFGIVAMVGSVVLLTRTLQQTLAQMTADSPGVRGQQALQVVIPGVNLPTSQLAYFFIALLLSGVIHELGHAVAALREQVRVNGFGIFVFVVYPGAFVDLFTTHLSIISPTQQLRIFCAGVWHNFVLCVAALALLFLLPLFLFPVYSTGGGALVTEVIQGSAADGPRGLSPGDIVTGLEDCPVGGVEDWSSCLSRLSQTPQTGYCVSGAGLQPSWAHGRGESAVGKAFKRLDGTMDCCSNNSLTDLCFSYMNPQGKNSRGREYACMPVRKMVSGRQVCRSDGDCAAAAAICVTPSLENRTRFIRVAHPPNTHMLFVGYPSHLQYAVSLTNFIPRFGFLHLDLPVFLETFCKYVVSLSGALAVVNSVPCFALDGQWMLNALLEATLVTVVTDRHKREMIGFFLLLAGSALLAANVALGLWMVTAR from the exons ATGATCCCTGTgccgctgctggtggtggtgatgggagGCTGGTGTGCCGTCTACCTCACCGACACCCTGCTCAAG CTGTCCCCGACCCACCGCGTCAGGTACGAGTCGTGGTTGGCGAGTCGAGGGCTGATGCTGTCTCCTTTCCACGTGAGGTGGCAGACCACCGCGTTCAACCGGCTGTTCGCGTACTGCGCGCGCATCAACCCCCGAGCACAATACCTGTG GTTCAACAGTGGGCTGGTGTTTGGCATCGTGGCCATGGTGGGCTCCGTGGTGCTGCTGACCAGGACGCTGCAGCAGACGCTCGCTCAGATGACGGCGGACAGccctggggtcagaggtcagcaggCCCTGCAGGTGGTG ATCCCTGGTGTCAATCTGCCCACGAGTCAGCTGGCCTACTTCTTCATCGCCCTGCTGCTCAGCGGAGTTATACATGAGCTGGGCCACGCTGTGGCAGCATTGag GGAGCAAGTCCGAGTGAACGGATTCGGCATATTTGTGTTCGTGGTTTACCCGGGTGCTTTTGTGGACCTCTTCACCACGCACCTCAGCATCATATCGCCGACTCAGCAGCTGCGCATCTTCTGTGCCG gaGTCTGGCACAACTTTGTCCTGTGCGTGGCGGCGTTggcgctcctcttcctgttgCCCCTCTTCCTGTTCCCCGTGTACTCGACCGGCGGCGGGGCGCTGGTCACCGAGGTCATCCAG GGCTCGGCGGCCGACGGCCCCCGCGGCCTGTCGCCCGGGGACATAGTGACCGGGCTGGAGGACTGTCCCgtcgggggggtggaggactgGAGCAGCTGCCTGTCTCGCCTGTCTCAGACCCCGCAGACCGGATACTGCGTCTCCGGCGCCGGCCTGCAGCCCAGCTGGGCCCACGGCCGAGGCGAGTCTGCAGTCGGTAAAG CTTTCAAGCGTTTGGATGGAACGATGGactgctgcagcaacaacagcctGACAGACCTCTGCTTCTCTTACATGAATCCTCAGGGCAAGaacagcagagggagagag TACGCCTGCATGCCGGTGCGTAAGATGGTGTCCGGGAGGCAGGTGTGTCGCAGCGACGGGGactgcgccgccgccgccgccatctgTGTCACTCCGTCTCTGGAGAACCGGACGCGCTTCATCCGCGTCGCACACCCGCCCAACACGCACATGCTGTTTGTGGGCTACCCGTCGCACCTCCAGTACGCCG TGAGCCTGACCAACTTCATCCCCCGCTTCGGTTTCCTCCACCTGGATCTGCCAGTCTTCTTGGAGACCTTCTGCAA aTACGTGGTGTCCCTCTCCGGCGCGTTGGCCGTCGTCAACTCGGTGCCGTGCTTCGCCCTCGACGGTCAGTGGATGCTGAACGCGCTGCTGGAGGCCACGCTGGTCACCGTGGTGACGGACCGCCACAAGCGCGAGATGATTGgcttcttcctgctgctggcGGGCAGCGCCCTGCTGGCCGCCAACGTGGCGCTGGGCCTGTGGATGGTCACGGCGCGGTga
- the mbtps2 gene encoding membrane-bound transcription factor site-2 protease isoform X3, producing MIPVPLLVVVMGGWCAVYLTDTLLKLSPTHRVRYESWLASRGLMLSPFHVRWQTTAFNRLFAYCARINPRAQYLWFNSGLVFGIVAMVGSVVLLTRTLQQTLAQMTADSPGVRGQQALQVVIPGVNLPTSQLAYFFIALLLSGVIHELGHAVAALREQVRVNGFGIFVFVVYPGAFVDLFTTHLSIISPTQQLRIFCAGVWHNFVLCVAALALLFLLPLFLFPVYSTGGGALVTEVIQGSAADGPRGLSPGDIVTGLEDCPVGGVEDWSSCLSRLSQTPQTGYCVSGAGLQPSWAHGRAFKRLDGTMDCCSNNSLTDLCFSYMNPQGKNSRGREYACMPVRKMVSGRQVCRSDGDCAAAAAICVTPSLENRTRFIRVAHPPNTHMLFVGYPSHLQYAVSLTNFIPRFGFLHLDLPVFLETFCKYVVSLSGALAVVNSVPCFALDGQWMLNALLEATLVTVVTDRHKREMIGFFLLLAGSALLAANVALGLWMVTAR from the exons ATGATCCCTGTgccgctgctggtggtggtgatgggagGCTGGTGTGCCGTCTACCTCACCGACACCCTGCTCAAG CTGTCCCCGACCCACCGCGTCAGGTACGAGTCGTGGTTGGCGAGTCGAGGGCTGATGCTGTCTCCTTTCCACGTGAGGTGGCAGACCACCGCGTTCAACCGGCTGTTCGCGTACTGCGCGCGCATCAACCCCCGAGCACAATACCTGTG GTTCAACAGTGGGCTGGTGTTTGGCATCGTGGCCATGGTGGGCTCCGTGGTGCTGCTGACCAGGACGCTGCAGCAGACGCTCGCTCAGATGACGGCGGACAGccctggggtcagaggtcagcaggCCCTGCAGGTGGTG ATCCCTGGTGTCAATCTGCCCACGAGTCAGCTGGCCTACTTCTTCATCGCCCTGCTGCTCAGCGGAGTTATACATGAGCTGGGCCACGCTGTGGCAGCATTGag GGAGCAAGTCCGAGTGAACGGATTCGGCATATTTGTGTTCGTGGTTTACCCGGGTGCTTTTGTGGACCTCTTCACCACGCACCTCAGCATCATATCGCCGACTCAGCAGCTGCGCATCTTCTGTGCCG gaGTCTGGCACAACTTTGTCCTGTGCGTGGCGGCGTTggcgctcctcttcctgttgCCCCTCTTCCTGTTCCCCGTGTACTCGACCGGCGGCGGGGCGCTGGTCACCGAGGTCATCCAG GGCTCGGCGGCCGACGGCCCCCGCGGCCTGTCGCCCGGGGACATAGTGACCGGGCTGGAGGACTGTCCCgtcgggggggtggaggactgGAGCAGCTGCCTGTCTCGCCTGTCTCAGACCCCGCAGACCGGATACTGCGTCTCCGGCGCCGGCCTGCAGCCCAGCTGGGCCCACGGCCGAG CTTTCAAGCGTTTGGATGGAACGATGGactgctgcagcaacaacagcctGACAGACCTCTGCTTCTCTTACATGAATCCTCAGGGCAAGaacagcagagggagagag TACGCCTGCATGCCGGTGCGTAAGATGGTGTCCGGGAGGCAGGTGTGTCGCAGCGACGGGGactgcgccgccgccgccgccatctgTGTCACTCCGTCTCTGGAGAACCGGACGCGCTTCATCCGCGTCGCACACCCGCCCAACACGCACATGCTGTTTGTGGGCTACCCGTCGCACCTCCAGTACGCCG TGAGCCTGACCAACTTCATCCCCCGCTTCGGTTTCCTCCACCTGGATCTGCCAGTCTTCTTGGAGACCTTCTGCAA aTACGTGGTGTCCCTCTCCGGCGCGTTGGCCGTCGTCAACTCGGTGCCGTGCTTCGCCCTCGACGGTCAGTGGATGCTGAACGCGCTGCTGGAGGCCACGCTGGTCACCGTGGTGACGGACCGCCACAAGCGCGAGATGATTGgcttcttcctgctgctggcGGGCAGCGCCCTGCTGGCCGCCAACGTGGCGCTGGGCCTGTGGATGGTCACGGCGCGGTga
- the mbtps2 gene encoding membrane-bound transcription factor site-2 protease isoform X2 has translation MIPVPLLVVVMGGWCAVYLTDTLLKLSPTHRVRYESWLASRGLMLSPFHVRWQTTAFNRLFAYCARINPRAQYLWFNSGLVFGIVAMVGSVVLLTRTLQQTLAQMTADSPGVRGQQALQVVIPGVNLPTSQLAYFFIALLLSGVIHELGHAVAALREQVRVNGFGIFVFVVYPGAFVDLFTTHLSIISPTQQLRIFCAGVWHNFVLCVAALALLFLLPLFLFPVYSTGGGALVTEVIQGSAADGPRGLSPGDIVTGLEDCPVGGVEDWSSCLSRLSQTPQTGYCVSGAGLQPSWAHGRGESAVAFKRLDGTMDCCSNNSLTDLCFSYMNPQGKNSRGREYACMPVRKMVSGRQVCRSDGDCAAAAAICVTPSLENRTRFIRVAHPPNTHMLFVGYPSHLQYAVSLTNFIPRFGFLHLDLPVFLETFCKYVVSLSGALAVVNSVPCFALDGQWMLNALLEATLVTVVTDRHKREMIGFFLLLAGSALLAANVALGLWMVTAR, from the exons ATGATCCCTGTgccgctgctggtggtggtgatgggagGCTGGTGTGCCGTCTACCTCACCGACACCCTGCTCAAG CTGTCCCCGACCCACCGCGTCAGGTACGAGTCGTGGTTGGCGAGTCGAGGGCTGATGCTGTCTCCTTTCCACGTGAGGTGGCAGACCACCGCGTTCAACCGGCTGTTCGCGTACTGCGCGCGCATCAACCCCCGAGCACAATACCTGTG GTTCAACAGTGGGCTGGTGTTTGGCATCGTGGCCATGGTGGGCTCCGTGGTGCTGCTGACCAGGACGCTGCAGCAGACGCTCGCTCAGATGACGGCGGACAGccctggggtcagaggtcagcaggCCCTGCAGGTGGTG ATCCCTGGTGTCAATCTGCCCACGAGTCAGCTGGCCTACTTCTTCATCGCCCTGCTGCTCAGCGGAGTTATACATGAGCTGGGCCACGCTGTGGCAGCATTGag GGAGCAAGTCCGAGTGAACGGATTCGGCATATTTGTGTTCGTGGTTTACCCGGGTGCTTTTGTGGACCTCTTCACCACGCACCTCAGCATCATATCGCCGACTCAGCAGCTGCGCATCTTCTGTGCCG gaGTCTGGCACAACTTTGTCCTGTGCGTGGCGGCGTTggcgctcctcttcctgttgCCCCTCTTCCTGTTCCCCGTGTACTCGACCGGCGGCGGGGCGCTGGTCACCGAGGTCATCCAG GGCTCGGCGGCCGACGGCCCCCGCGGCCTGTCGCCCGGGGACATAGTGACCGGGCTGGAGGACTGTCCCgtcgggggggtggaggactgGAGCAGCTGCCTGTCTCGCCTGTCTCAGACCCCGCAGACCGGATACTGCGTCTCCGGCGCCGGCCTGCAGCCCAGCTGGGCCCACGGCCGAGGCGAGTCTGCAGTCG CTTTCAAGCGTTTGGATGGAACGATGGactgctgcagcaacaacagcctGACAGACCTCTGCTTCTCTTACATGAATCCTCAGGGCAAGaacagcagagggagagag TACGCCTGCATGCCGGTGCGTAAGATGGTGTCCGGGAGGCAGGTGTGTCGCAGCGACGGGGactgcgccgccgccgccgccatctgTGTCACTCCGTCTCTGGAGAACCGGACGCGCTTCATCCGCGTCGCACACCCGCCCAACACGCACATGCTGTTTGTGGGCTACCCGTCGCACCTCCAGTACGCCG TGAGCCTGACCAACTTCATCCCCCGCTTCGGTTTCCTCCACCTGGATCTGCCAGTCTTCTTGGAGACCTTCTGCAA aTACGTGGTGTCCCTCTCCGGCGCGTTGGCCGTCGTCAACTCGGTGCCGTGCTTCGCCCTCGACGGTCAGTGGATGCTGAACGCGCTGCTGGAGGCCACGCTGGTCACCGTGGTGACGGACCGCCACAAGCGCGAGATGATTGgcttcttcctgctgctggcGGGCAGCGCCCTGCTGGCCGCCAACGTGGCGCTGGGCCTGTGGATGGTCACGGCGCGGTga
- the phex gene encoding phosphate-regulating neutral endopeptidase PHEX produces the protein MELERLGAGGVKPERGNSRLYRIALALCVCLCAALLLALILVSQKPRQEEFCVTPECIEAAGSVMSKMDRSVDPCEDFYLFSCGGWLKENPIPEDSSSYGVYPWLRQNVDLRLKELLEAPSGPGELEAVTKAKTLYRSCMNETILEEADSRPMLGTLRQPEFRWPVVGDGLGGDHRWQATGWSLRETLTAMRSQHSKSVLVRLYVSPDDKESFRYIVKLDQVSLSLPSREDYITDTSSARAYRAALLSLMVDTAVMLGAPEKAALTQMKEALDFETKVAHILIPSEDRNSDSMYNKMSLSDLQRSVPEFDWLSFVKGVVESEADPARSISSSELVIVRAPQYFKELFELINGTDSRTVANYVQWRSVLSRMTTLSRRFLFRYLDFARVTTGTTSLSPRWDKCVNYVENTLVYATGRLFVDAHFEEDKKHMMEELIEGVRWAFIDMLQRENDWMDEPTKARAVEKAHAVLAKVGYPEFILNDTYLNEDLKQLSFSEEDYYGNVMQTLKFIGQSDVTWLRKSVPRTEWFTNPTTVNAFYSSSTNQIRFPAGELQKPFFWGREYPRSLSYGAIGVIVGHEFTHGFDNNGRRYDKNGNLGQWWTNSSIAAFTEKTQCMTEQYNGYHWQEAGLNVRGKRTLGENVADNGGIREAFRAYRRWVAESRGGVEEPRLPGVGLNNNQLFFMSYAHVRCNSYRPEAARDQVQSGSHSPAKYRVIGAMSNYEEFRKVFSCPESSAMNRGAESCRVW, from the exons ATGGAACTGGAGCGTTTAGGTGCCGGTGGGGTAAAACCCGAGAGGGGCAACAGTCGTCTCTACAGGATAGCCctggccttgtgtgtgtgtctctgcgccGCCCTGCTGCTCGCACTCATACTGG TCTCTCAGAAACCTCGTCAGGAGGAGTTCTGCGTGACGCCGGAGTGCATCGAAGCAG cggGCTCCGTCATGAGCAAAATGGATCGCTCCGTTGACCCCTGCGAGGACTTCTACTTGTTCTCCTGCGGCGGTTGGCTGAAGGAGAACCCGATCCCCGAGGACTCCTCCTCGTACGGCGTGTACCCGTGGCTGCGGCAGAACGTCGACCTGCGGCTCAAAG agtTACTAGAAGCTCCTTCGGGCCCCGGGGAGCTGGAGGCCGTCACTAAAGCTAAAACCCTCTACCGGTCCTGCATGAACGAGA CCATCCTGGAGGAGGCCGACAGCAGACCCATGCTGGGAACCCTGCGGCAGCCTGAGTTCCGGTGGCCCGTGGTGGGGGACGGGCTGGGGGGGGACCACCGGTGGCAGGCGACGGGCTGGAGCCTCCGGGAGACGCTGACGGCGATGAGGAGCCAGCACAGCAAGAGTGTCCTGGTGCGGCTGTACGTCAGCCCCGACGACAAGGAGTCCTTCCGCTACATCGTCAAG CTCGATCAGGTGTCCTTGTCTCTGCCCTCCAGGGAGGACTACATCACCGACACTTCCTCCGCCCGGGCT TATCGTGCGGCCCTGCTGAGTTTGATGGTGGATACGGCCGTCATGCTGGGCGCTCCGGAGAAGGCGGCGCTGACCCAGATGAAGGAGGCTCTCGACTTCGAGACCAAAGTGGCTCAC ATCCTGATTCCCTCTGAGGACCGCAACAGCGACAGCATGTACAACAAGATGTCCCTCTCCGATCTGCAGCGCTCCGTCCCAGAG TTCGATTGGCTGAGCTTCGTTAAAGGTGTGGTGGAGTCCGAGGCCGACCCGGCgcgctccatctcctcctcggagTTGGTCATTGTCCGAGCGCCGCAGTACTTCAAGGAGCTCTTCGAGCTCATCAACGGCACAGACAGCAG aacTGTAGCAAACTACGTACAGTGGAGGTCCGTCTTATCCAGGATGACCACTCTGAGCCGTCGCTTCCTCTTCAGATACCTGGACTTTGCTCGG gtaACCACGGGAACCACCTCGCTGAGCCCGCGCTGGGACAAGTGCGTGAACTACGTGGAGAACACGCTCGTTTACGCCACCGGGCGCCTCTTTGTCGACGCCCACTTCGAGGAGGACAAGAAACACATG atggaggagctgatcGAGGGCGTCCGCTGGGCCTTCATCGAcatgctgcagagggagaacgACTGGATGGACGAGCCGACCAAGGCCAGAGCTGTCGAGAAG GCTCACGCCGTCCTGGCTAAGGTGGGCTATCCCGAGTTCATTCTGAACGACACCTACCTCAATGAAGACCTGAAGCAG ctctCGTTCAGTGAGGAGGACTACTACGGGAACGTGATGCAGACGTTGAAGTTCATTGGCCAGTCGGACGTCACGTGGCTGCGAAAGAGCGTCCCGCGTACAGA gtggtTCACAAACCCAACCACTGTGAACGCCTTCTACAGTTCCTCCACGAATCAAATCA GATTTCCCGCCGGAGAGCTTCAAAAACCCTTCTTTTGGGGAAGAGAGTATCCGAG gtcGTTGAGTTACGGCGCCATCGGGGTGATAGTTGGACACGAGTTCACACACGGCTTCGACAACAACG gtcGTAGGTACGACAAAAACGGCAACCTGGGCCAGTGGTGGACCAACTCGTCCATAGCGGCCTTCACTGAGAAGACCCAGTGCATGACGGAGCAGTACAACGGGTACCACTGGCAGGAGGCGGGCCTGAAT GTCCGGGGAAAGAGGACTCTGGGAGAGAACGTAGCCGACAACGGAGGAATAAGGGAGGCTTTTAGG gcGTACCGGCGGTGGGTGGCGGAGAGCAGAGGCGGCGTGGAGGAGCCCCGGCTGCCCGGAGTCGGACTGAACAACAACCAGCTGTTCTTCATGAGCTACGCGCAC GTGAGATGTAACTCATACAGACCAGAAGCAGCCAGggaccaggtgcagagtggGTCTCACAGCCCGGCGAAGTACag GGTCATCGGAGCGATGAGCAACTACGAAGAGTTCCGGAAAGTGTTCAGCTGTCCCGAGTCGTCAGCGATGAACCGGGGCGCCGAGTCCTGCCGCGtgtggtga